One Legionella hackeliae DNA segment encodes these proteins:
- the kdpA gene encoding potassium-transporting ATPase subunit KdpA: MLEISILQVALYLVILLLLVKPLGWYMARVYEDKPCGLNRLGGFLERGIYRLCGINCAEQMNWKQYLFTMLFFNLLGLLVAYLIQRLQFYFPLNEQKFPGLSPELAFNTAASFATNTNWQAYSGEGTMSYFTQMLALTVQNFISAATGMSLLMALIRGIAKHEETGLGNFWVDTVRGVLYILLPLSFVFAVILTSQGVIQNFKPYEKVNLIQAVNYSKPVTDNLGKTILDEQGKPRNEIVQLTEQMIPMGPVASQIAIKQLGTNGGGFFNTNSAHPFENPTPLTNFLEMLAILLIPAALCYTFGLMVNDKRQGWAILIAMTLIFIPCASIAIIAEQQGNPAFASLGIDSTAGDNLYPAGNMEGKEIRNGIVSSALWATATTAASNGSVNAMHDSFTPLGGLITVWMMQLGEIIFGGVGSGLYGMLMIVIITVFVAGLMVGRTPEYLGKKIEPYEMKMASFVVLLMPILVLITTAIGVVTPMGVKSIANPDAHGFTEILYAFTSMANNNGSAFAGLNANTPFYTIVGGISMLIGRFWVAIPVIAIAGSLARKKRISVTSGTLATHTPLFILLLIGVTLIVGALSFLPALSLGPIVEHLMLWSNHGH, from the coding sequence ATGCTAGAAATAAGTATTCTTCAAGTGGCACTTTATCTTGTAATTCTTCTTTTACTTGTTAAACCGCTAGGTTGGTATATGGCTCGAGTTTATGAAGATAAACCTTGTGGCCTGAATAGACTTGGGGGCTTCTTAGAGCGAGGAATCTACCGATTATGCGGTATAAACTGTGCAGAGCAAATGAATTGGAAACAGTATCTATTCACGATGCTCTTTTTTAATTTGCTAGGTTTGCTTGTTGCTTATTTGATCCAACGTCTACAGTTTTATTTTCCATTGAATGAACAAAAATTTCCTGGACTTTCACCAGAGTTGGCCTTTAATACGGCTGCAAGCTTTGCAACCAATACAAACTGGCAGGCTTATAGCGGTGAAGGAACGATGAGTTATTTTACCCAAATGCTTGCGTTGACTGTACAAAATTTTATCTCTGCTGCAACCGGTATGTCATTGCTAATGGCTTTAATTCGAGGTATTGCAAAGCATGAAGAGACAGGGTTAGGAAATTTTTGGGTCGATACTGTGAGAGGAGTTTTGTATATTCTTTTGCCTCTTTCATTCGTATTTGCCGTCATCCTAACCTCTCAAGGCGTTATTCAAAACTTCAAGCCTTATGAAAAAGTTAATCTTATACAGGCAGTAAATTATTCAAAACCAGTCACTGATAATTTGGGTAAAACCATTCTTGATGAGCAAGGCAAGCCTAGAAATGAAATTGTTCAGCTGACAGAACAAATGATACCCATGGGCCCTGTTGCCTCGCAAATTGCAATTAAGCAATTAGGAACAAACGGGGGAGGTTTTTTTAATACAAACTCCGCGCATCCTTTTGAAAACCCAACCCCACTAACCAATTTTTTGGAAATGCTCGCCATATTATTAATTCCTGCCGCCCTTTGTTACACCTTTGGTTTGATGGTAAATGATAAAAGACAAGGGTGGGCAATATTAATTGCCATGACACTAATTTTCATTCCTTGTGCCAGTATTGCAATTATTGCTGAACAGCAGGGCAATCCTGCTTTTGCAAGCTTAGGGATTGATTCTACCGCGGGAGACAATCTTTACCCTGCGGGAAACATGGAAGGAAAAGAAATACGCAACGGCATTGTAAGCTCTGCCCTCTGGGCGACCGCAACCACTGCGGCATCAAATGGTTCTGTTAATGCAATGCATGATTCCTTTACCCCTTTGGGTGGATTGATTACTGTCTGGATGATGCAATTGGGTGAAATAATCTTTGGTGGTGTGGGTTCCGGATTATACGGTATGCTAATGATAGTTATTATTACAGTATTTGTTGCCGGATTAATGGTGGGTCGAACCCCTGAGTATTTAGGTAAAAAAATAGAGCCCTATGAAATGAAAATGGCATCGTTTGTTGTCCTGCTGATGCCTATACTGGTTCTGATTACTACTGCTATTGGTGTGGTTACACCAATGGGTGTTAAATCAATTGCCAATCCAGATGCGCATGGTTTTACAGAAATCCTTTATGCGTTTACATCAATGGCAAATAATAACGGCAGTGCTTTTGCAGGATTAAATGCAAATACGCCATTCTATACCATTGTAGGTGGCATAAGCATGCTAATAGGTCGATTTTGGGTCGCTATTCCTGTTATTGCCATTGCTGGCTCTTTGGCGCGTAAAAAACGAATATCAGTGACTTCAGGGACATTAGCAACACATACACCATTGTTTATTTTGTTACTGATAGGAGTTACGTTAATAGTAGGGGCTTTATCTTTTCTCCCTGCTCTTTCTTTAGGGCCGATTGTGGAGCATCTGATGCTATGGAGCAACCATGGTCACTAA
- the kdpB gene encoding potassium-transporting ATPase subunit KdpB, with protein sequence MVTKKRSVWSLKIITAAIYAAFLKLSPFHQLRNPVMFTVYIGAILTTFLFIQSLAGPGEAPSNFILAITLWLWFTLLFANFAEAMAEGRGKAQAEALRKARRDIQAKKLAKPSREAKVTIIPSTHLRIGDVVLVEAGDLIPNDGEVIDGVASVNESAVTGESAPVIRESGGDRSAVTGGTQVISDWLVVRITSNPGETFLDKMISLVEGAKRQKTPNELALTILLAALTLIFLLVCATLLPFSIYSVTAAGSGKIVTITVLVALFVCLAPTSIGGLLSAIGIAGMDRMIQANVIALSGRAVEAAGDIDVLLLDKTGTITLGNRQATEFIPEDGVSVETLADAAQLASLADETPEGRSIVILAKEKYGLRGRDILKLGATFVPFTAQTRMSGVNLSNRQIRKGAAEAVEQYVTQLGGRFSENLVRNVENISRKGGTALIVAEGAKVLGVIHLKDIIKGGIRERFAQLRRMGIKTIMVTGDNPLTATAIAGEAGVDDFLANATPEDKLKLIRRLQKEGHLVAMAGDGTNDAPALAQADVAVAMNTGTQAAKEAGNLVDLDSNPTKLIEVVEIGKQLLMTRGALTTFSMANDVAKYFAILPAAFATTYPALDALNIMHLKTPDSAVLSAVIFNALIIIFLIPLALRGVRYRHVSAARLLRSNVLIYGVGGLVVPFLGIKIIDILLVMLGLTG encoded by the coding sequence ATGGTCACTAAAAAGCGATCGGTCTGGAGCCTTAAAATAATAACAGCTGCAATTTATGCTGCTTTTTTAAAACTATCACCGTTTCATCAATTACGAAATCCAGTCATGTTTACGGTTTATATTGGTGCGATACTCACGACCTTTCTTTTCATTCAATCGTTGGCAGGGCCGGGAGAGGCACCGTCGAATTTTATTTTGGCAATTACCCTATGGCTTTGGTTTACCTTATTGTTTGCAAATTTTGCTGAAGCAATGGCTGAGGGTCGGGGCAAAGCCCAGGCAGAGGCTTTACGAAAAGCTCGACGGGATATCCAGGCAAAAAAATTAGCAAAACCTTCACGAGAAGCTAAGGTAACAATAATTCCATCAACTCATTTGCGTATCGGTGATGTGGTTTTGGTTGAGGCAGGAGACCTTATTCCTAATGATGGTGAAGTAATTGATGGTGTTGCTTCTGTGAATGAGAGTGCCGTAACAGGCGAAAGTGCCCCAGTTATTCGAGAAAGCGGGGGTGATCGCAGTGCAGTAACCGGAGGAACACAGGTTATTTCTGACTGGTTAGTGGTACGTATTACCTCAAATCCAGGTGAGACTTTTTTAGACAAGATGATCTCTCTAGTTGAAGGTGCAAAACGACAAAAAACGCCAAACGAACTGGCACTTACTATTTTATTAGCAGCACTAACGCTAATATTTCTTCTCGTTTGTGCAACGTTATTACCTTTTTCAATTTATAGCGTGACAGCGGCGGGCAGTGGCAAAATAGTGACGATTACAGTGCTTGTGGCACTTTTTGTTTGTCTGGCGCCTACTAGCATTGGTGGATTGCTCTCTGCAATTGGCATTGCCGGTATGGATAGGATGATTCAAGCCAATGTTATCGCCTTATCCGGCCGAGCAGTAGAAGCGGCTGGAGATATAGACGTATTACTTTTGGATAAAACAGGGACCATTACATTAGGAAATCGCCAGGCTACAGAATTTATTCCTGAAGATGGTGTATCTGTGGAAACTTTGGCTGATGCAGCTCAGTTGGCCTCACTAGCAGATGAAACGCCGGAGGGAAGAAGTATTGTAATTTTGGCAAAAGAGAAATACGGGTTGCGAGGTAGAGACATCTTAAAATTAGGGGCTACGTTTGTCCCGTTTACAGCTCAAACGCGGATGAGCGGGGTTAATTTATCAAACCGTCAGATTCGAAAAGGGGCAGCCGAAGCGGTGGAGCAATACGTTACACAATTGGGCGGCCGTTTTTCAGAAAATCTAGTCCGTAATGTGGAAAATATTTCACGTAAGGGAGGGACTGCACTTATCGTTGCTGAGGGGGCGAAAGTGTTAGGTGTTATCCATCTTAAAGATATTATTAAAGGAGGGATACGTGAGAGATTTGCCCAATTAAGACGCATGGGAATTAAGACAATTATGGTAACGGGTGATAATCCGCTTACGGCAACAGCTATCGCAGGTGAGGCCGGTGTTGATGATTTCCTCGCTAATGCGACCCCCGAAGATAAATTAAAATTAATACGTCGACTACAGAAAGAAGGACATTTAGTGGCAATGGCTGGTGATGGCACTAACGATGCTCCGGCATTGGCACAGGCCGATGTTGCTGTGGCCATGAACACAGGAACTCAAGCAGCGAAAGAGGCGGGTAATTTAGTTGATTTAGATTCTAATCCCACTAAATTGATTGAAGTGGTTGAAATTGGCAAGCAATTGTTAATGACAAGAGGGGCGCTTACAACCTTCAGTATGGCAAACGATGTGGCAAAATATTTTGCAATTTTACCCGCTGCATTTGCAACGACGTACCCCGCATTAGATGCATTGAATATCATGCATCTTAAAACCCCGGACAGTGCAGTATTGTCAGCGGTTATCTTTAATGCGCTCATTATTATTTTTCTTATACCACTGGCATTACGCGGTGTTCGATATCGACATGTTTCAGCTGCAAGATTATTGCGAAGCAACGTATTGATTTATGGCGTGGGAGGATTAGTCGTTCCCTTTCTCGGTATTAAAATAATAGACATACTTTTAGTAATGCTTGGCCTAACAGGATAG
- the kdpC gene encoding potassium-transporting ATPase subunit KdpC, with translation MFNEAFKQLKSAAILLIILTLVTGVIYPLAVTGIAQLFFPWKANGSLIKQENKVVGSLLIGQLFEAPQYFWGRPSATMPYPYNALNSSGSNLGPSNPAFFNAVNARVARLHENDPTNERLIPVDLVTASGSGLDPEISLLAALYQVPRVARARNKSETDIEALINRLVKNRTMLVLGEPRINVLELNLALDK, from the coding sequence ATGTTTAATGAAGCTTTTAAGCAATTAAAATCGGCGGCTATTCTCTTAATTATTCTCACGCTTGTGACAGGAGTGATTTATCCACTGGCAGTGACAGGTATTGCTCAATTATTCTTCCCCTGGAAGGCAAATGGCAGCCTGATAAAGCAAGAGAATAAGGTGGTAGGATCGCTATTAATTGGGCAGTTGTTTGAGGCTCCTCAATACTTTTGGGGGCGTCCTTCTGCCACCATGCCTTACCCTTACAATGCTCTGAATTCATCGGGTTCGAATCTAGGCCCCTCCAATCCTGCTTTTTTTAATGCTGTAAACGCGCGTGTTGCCCGTTTGCACGAAAACGATCCCACAAATGAGCGTTTAATTCCTGTTGACCTGGTCACGGCTTCTGGAAGTGGATTAGATCCAGAGATTAGTCTTCTTGCTGCATTATATCAGGTACCCCGTGTGGCCAGAGCGCGGAATAAGTCTGAAACGGACATTGAGGCATTGATTAATCGTTTAGTGAAGAATCGTACTATGCTTGTTTTAGGGGAGCCAAGGATTAATGTACTGGAGCTGAATCTAGCGTTGGATAAATAA
- a CDS encoding DUF4118 domain-containing protein has protein sequence MVERRPNPDALLHSVQEEERQQKHGKLKIYLGAAPGVGKTHEMLHDALELLNKGLDVVVGIAESHGRQEINSLLTHFNVLPKKTIDYHGKQLSEFDLDGALKRYPGLILVDEMAHTNVPGSRHKKRWQDIKELLDRGIDVYTTLNVQHIESLNDDVSQIVHAPIKETIPDSIIEIADTIELVDLPPEELLKRLQDGKVYFPAQAKLATESFFRKGNLSALRELALRTAAKCVSAQVLLYRQGLGIRKIWPTKEKILVCVGPGISSLTLIRAAKRTARNLQAPWIAIYVDIPYGSQSEEKRQKAVENLRLAKQLGAETRILTGFNVVKTVLDFAHDQNITQIMIWKHIRTRWRDLFLRSLADEILRYSEEIDVYIMTGDRQVKKQEKKYKKRSPWVIYLASLVIVTLTTMINYLLYPVLSASNLIMVYLLGVTGIALFGRVGPSILGSVLSIFAYDYFFSPPLYTFSIPNLNYSFTLLVMLIVTQVISQLIIITRRQMAAARLHARQTSALYELSKQLSNTRGKNKLLNIGINYISKIFNSEVAVFLPQNKRLIAHAKKGLRPILDAEESEIIQWVYELGQRAGLGTDTFPTAEALYLPLPGIRKVVGVLRLQSPKGEDLDSPEKIQLLEACASQFALALEIENLNSIV, from the coding sequence ATGGTAGAGCGGCGTCCTAATCCGGATGCTTTATTGCATAGTGTGCAAGAAGAAGAGCGTCAACAAAAACATGGTAAATTGAAAATTTATTTGGGTGCAGCACCGGGTGTGGGTAAAACTCATGAAATGCTGCATGATGCACTTGAACTATTAAATAAAGGTTTAGATGTTGTAGTTGGTATTGCCGAATCCCATGGTCGCCAGGAAATTAATTCTTTATTAACCCATTTTAACGTGTTACCTAAAAAAACAATTGATTATCATGGCAAGCAACTGTCTGAATTTGATTTGGATGGTGCTTTAAAACGTTACCCCGGATTGATATTGGTTGATGAAATGGCGCACACCAATGTCCCGGGTTCACGTCATAAAAAACGTTGGCAAGATATCAAAGAACTTCTAGATAGAGGGATTGATGTTTATACCACGTTAAATGTACAACATATTGAGAGCTTAAATGATGATGTCTCGCAAATCGTTCATGCACCCATTAAAGAAACGATACCTGATTCTATTATTGAGATAGCGGATACCATCGAACTTGTTGATTTGCCTCCAGAAGAATTGTTAAAACGTTTGCAGGATGGGAAAGTATATTTTCCGGCACAGGCGAAATTAGCGACAGAATCATTTTTTCGTAAAGGAAATTTAAGTGCTTTGCGCGAATTAGCATTACGAACAGCGGCAAAATGCGTTAGTGCACAGGTTCTTTTATACCGGCAAGGTCTAGGTATTCGAAAAATATGGCCAACTAAGGAAAAAATACTGGTTTGTGTTGGGCCAGGTATCTCTTCACTAACATTAATTCGAGCGGCCAAGCGTACTGCACGAAATCTGCAAGCTCCGTGGATTGCAATTTATGTGGATATTCCTTATGGATCTCAATCAGAGGAAAAACGTCAAAAGGCTGTGGAAAATTTACGTTTAGCTAAGCAGTTAGGTGCTGAAACGCGAATTTTGACTGGCTTTAATGTTGTAAAAACAGTACTTGATTTTGCCCATGATCAAAATATTACGCAAATCATGATATGGAAGCATATTCGAACCCGTTGGCGTGATTTATTCTTGCGTAGTTTGGCCGACGAAATTCTGCGCTATAGTGAAGAAATTGATGTTTATATTATGACTGGGGATCGTCAGGTAAAAAAACAAGAAAAGAAATATAAAAAGCGCTCTCCATGGGTAATTTATCTTGCCTCCCTTGTTATCGTTACTTTGACAACGATGATTAATTATTTACTTTATCCTGTATTAAGTGCCAGCAATTTAATCATGGTTTATCTGTTAGGGGTAACTGGGATTGCATTATTTGGGCGCGTTGGACCTTCCATTTTGGGATCTGTCTTAAGTATTTTTGCCTATGATTATTTCTTCTCGCCCCCTTTATACACATTTTCCATTCCGAACCTCAATTATTCCTTTACTTTACTAGTGATGCTTATTGTGACCCAAGTAATCAGCCAGCTAATCATTATTACTCGGCGACAAATGGCTGCTGCACGTCTTCACGCACGCCAAACTTCGGCGTTATATGAACTAAGTAAACAATTATCGAACACCCGTGGAAAAAATAAGTTATTGAACATCGGTATTAATTATATTTCTAAAATTTTCAATAGTGAGGTAGCGGTTTTTTTGCCCCAAAATAAACGTCTAATAGCCCATGCCAAAAAAGGACTCAGACCAATATTGGATGCCGAGGAGTCAGAGATTATTCAATGGGTTTACGAATTAGGGCAAAGGGCAGGCTTGGGCACTGATACTTTTCCAACTGCAGAAGCACTTTATCTTCCTCTACCAGGGATAAGGAAGGTAGTCGGTGTTTTAAGATTACAATCGCCCAAGGGAGAAGATCTGGATTCTCCAGAAAAAATTCAATTACTAGAAGCCTGTGCTAGCCAATTTGCTTTAGCCCTGGAAATTGAGAATTTAAACTCGATTGTCTAG